One Gemella haemolysans ATCC 10379 DNA segment encodes these proteins:
- the gloA gene encoding lactoylglutathione lyase: MVQTMAHTCYRVADLKESVKFYTEAFDFVVSRERDFPEYKFTLVYLTLPGSNYELELTYNYDHGAYELGDGYGHIAISVEDLEALHEKHKAAGYDVTDLKGLPGFPPGYYFIKDPDGYKIEVIRTKI; encoded by the coding sequence ATGGTACAAACAATGGCACATACTTGCTACCGTGTAGCAGATTTAAAAGAATCAGTTAAATTTTATACTGAAGCATTCGACTTTGTAGTAAGTCGTGAAAGAGATTTTCCTGAGTACAAGTTTACATTAGTATACTTAACTTTACCAGGTTCAAACTATGAGTTAGAATTAACTTATAACTACGATCACGGTGCATATGAACTTGGAGATGGATATGGACACATAGCTATTTCTGTAGAAGATTTAGAAGCACTACATGAAAAACACAAAGCGGCAGGGTATGATGTAACAGACCTTAAAGGTTTACCAGGATTCCCGCCAGGTTACTACTTCATTAAAGATCCAGATGGTTACAAAATTGAAGTAATTCGTACTAAAATATAG
- the rimP gene encoding ribosome maturation factor RimP: MSIVEKVKAIATKQAENTEFSLYDVEYVKEGTEYFLRIYFDKDGGLTLDDCVLLSEKLAEELDKEDFISDKYYLEVSSPGIERDLRDLEEVTNSVGKHVYIKTYEKIDNQKEFYGDILAVEGEEITVEYKDKARVKKSTINYSKIAKIRLAVKF; the protein is encoded by the coding sequence ATGAGTATTGTAGAAAAAGTTAAAGCAATAGCAACAAAACAAGCAGAAAATACGGAATTTTCTCTTTATGATGTAGAATACGTAAAAGAAGGAACTGAGTATTTCTTACGTATTTACTTCGATAAAGATGGTGGACTTACACTTGATGATTGTGTATTATTAAGTGAAAAACTAGCAGAAGAACTTGACAAAGAAGATTTCATTAGTGATAAATACTATTTAGAGGTTTCTTCTCCAGGAATCGAAAGAGACTTAAGAGACTTAGAAGAAGTAACTAATTCTGTTGGGAAACATGTTTATATTAAAACATATGAAAAAATTGATAATCAAAAAGAATTTTATGGTGATATCCTAGCTGTTGAAGGTGAAGAAATTACCGTAGAATACAAAGATAAAGCGAGAGTTAAAAAATCAACAATTAACTATAGTAAAATCGCTAAAATTAGATTAGCTGTTAAATTTTAA
- the nusA gene encoding transcription termination factor NusA: MSKDLLKAIKLIEQEKGIAEDILVEAIELALLSAYKKNFNVAKNVRVDFNRTTGDYKFIIRKDVVEEVYDDRIEFALEDALKINPAYEVGDIYEVVDLPSDFGRVGAQAAKQALLQRLREAEKEILYKEYIEHEGEILSGTIDRIDSRYVYVKLGKIEAILGENERVKGETYVPQTPIKVYIAKVDNPTRGSKPHVLASRSHPEFIRRLFEIEVPEIYSGTVEIKSVSREAGERTKLAVYAEDKNIDPVGACVGNKGERVNRIVEELNGEKIDIITWDADPVKFITNALAPAKVEEINIDEEEKIANVKVKDDQLSLAIGKKGQNVRLAAKLTGWKIDIKAAE, translated from the coding sequence ATGAGCAAGGATTTGCTTAAAGCTATAAAATTAATTGAACAAGAAAAAGGAATTGCAGAAGATATTCTAGTAGAAGCTATTGAATTAGCTTTACTATCAGCTTACAAAAAGAATTTTAATGTTGCAAAAAATGTAAGAGTAGATTTTAATAGAACAACTGGTGATTACAAATTTATTATTAGAAAAGATGTTGTTGAAGAAGTTTACGACGATAGAATTGAATTTGCTCTTGAAGATGCATTAAAAATTAATCCAGCATATGAAGTTGGAGACATTTATGAAGTAGTTGATTTACCAAGTGACTTTGGACGTGTTGGAGCGCAAGCTGCTAAGCAAGCTTTATTACAAAGACTTCGTGAAGCTGAAAAAGAAATCCTTTATAAAGAATATATCGAACATGAAGGTGAAATTCTTTCAGGTACAATAGATAGAATTGATTCTAGATATGTTTATGTTAAATTAGGTAAGATCGAAGCGATTTTAGGTGAGAATGAAAGAGTTAAAGGTGAAACTTATGTACCACAAACTCCAATTAAAGTTTACATCGCGAAAGTTGATAATCCAACTCGTGGAAGTAAACCACACGTATTAGCTTCAAGATCACACCCTGAATTTATCAGAAGATTATTCGAAATTGAAGTACCAGAAATATACAGTGGTACTGTAGAAATTAAGAGTGTATCACGTGAAGCAGGTGAAAGAACTAAATTAGCTGTATATGCTGAAGATAAAAACATTGATCCTGTAGGTGCTTGTGTTGGTAACAAAGGTGAACGTGTTAACCGTATCGTTGAAGAACTAAATGGTGAAAAAATTGATATCATTACTTGGGATGCTGATCCAGTTAAATTTATTACAAATGCATTAGCCCCTGCTAAAGTAGAAGAAATCAACATAGATGAAGAAGAGAAAATTGCTAATGTTAAAGTTAAAGATGACCAACTTTCTTTAGCAATTGGTAAAAAAGGGCAAAACGTTCGTCTAGCTGCTAAATTAACAGGTTGGAAAATCG